In the Populus nigra chromosome 2, ddPopNigr1.1, whole genome shotgun sequence genome, TACAAAATCAACCTCTAAAAAATTGGGAAGGCTTGCTTGACCCGGTTCGCCATGAATCGGCGACTGCATCCCGGCCAGTTAAACTAAGACGGAAATGGATGGAGTATCAAGGTATTCGAAACTGGGAAGGTTTGCTTGACCCTCTTGATGATAATTTACGTGGAGAAATTCTTCGGTATGGACACTTTGTCGATGCTGCATATAAGTCTTTTGACTTCAATCCTTCATCACCCACCTATGCAACCTGCCGGTTCCCAAAGAGCACATTGTTTGAACGGTCCGGTAAACCGGATACTGGTTACCGGCTAACCAAACATCTACGTGCAACATCGGGAATCCAAATCCCACGTTGGATTGAAAAGGCACCTAGTTGGGTGTTTACCCAGTCCAGTTGGATTGGATACGTAGCCGTTTCTCTAAACAAGGCAGAAATTGCGAGGCTAGGACGCAGAGACGTGGTGATTGCCTTTAGAGGTACTGCCACTTGCCTTGAATGGCTGGAGAATCTTAGAGCAACCCTGACTCAACTGCCAAATTCAGATTGTGGCAAAAAAGGCTCGGACGATTGTGGACCCATGGTAGAAAGCGGATTTTTGAGCCTTTACACTTCAGGAACACCAATGGGTCCTAGTTTACAAGAAATGGTGCGTCAAGAGATCAAAAGGCTACTCCATACTTATGGTGATGAACCTCTTAGCTTAACCATTACAGGACACAGTCTTGGAGCTGCACTCGCTACTCTTGCTGCTTATGACATCAAGACTACATTCAACTGTGCGCCACTTGTGACTGTCATTTCTTTCGGAGGTCCGCGTGTCGGTAACAGGAGTTTCAGACGACACCTGGAAAAACAAGGAACGAAAGTCCTGCGTATTGTAAATTCAGATGATGTAATAACAAAAGTACCTGGATTTGTAATTGATGGGGAGAACAATGTGCCAAATAAAGGAGACCTCAATATGGCAAGCTTGCCTAGTTGGATCCAAAAAAAGGTGGAGGACACACAATGGGTCTATGCAGAAGTTGGCAGGGAGCTAAGACTTAGTAGCAAGGATTCTCCATATCTCAATAGCATCAATGTAGCAGCATGTCATGATTTGAAGACTTACCTGCATCTGGTGAATGGATTTGTGAGCTCCTCCTGTCCTTTTAGAGCAAAAGCAAAGCGTTTTTTTCTTAGCAACCACCGTAGATAAAATAAACAACGACgacgacaataataataataaaagaacaagAGGCCTATGGAAGCTAGGGTTTAGGATATCCgtacataaattaaataatactttGTTATGGGCAGGTAGAATGAAATATTCATTTTCCCCCATAGTTGGCATTACCCGCCAAACGCGGGGGTGGGCATTGCCATTCTTTGTTAACAGAAGTTGAAAATTGAATCCCCATTGATTTTCCTTCCCTGAAACTAAAATGCATATTTCATCAAGTTTCTTGCCTCCGTTTAATCGGGCTTGGTGGATCAtttcttccccttttctttctctttagtATGTATATTATAGAAAAGACAAGAACGTATTTTacataaaagataagaaaaaacataaaataaaatattttttaaataaatatttacatttttaaaacatgatgaaAACTTGTCCTCAATATCTCTGTCATTTCAATCtcaaaacaataactaaaaactaCTAATAAACTTATTACCTTTTCAATTCATACTCGTCTTTAAATGATGAATACACCTTCTTTTTTTACTGCTAAGGAAATTCGGTCCCACAGCAGTAATCTATACAGCCGAGAGCAATTAGTTTATAACTACCAAATTACCCCTACATCCAACAATATCTTGAAAATTGCCCGTCAAAGACACCGACCCAGAGCTGCCATACCAAATGCAAGAGCCGTCCATTCCGATCACGCAGAACCGTTAATGTGGAAATTAGTGACAGTCCTTCACTATACAATAGCATTAATGGAAGTTCCTTCAAGTTTACCGCTGTAAAGCTTAAAGAGTCATTGTACAAGTATGTGCTTAATTATTTCCAACTATAATTGGACTGACGTAGAAGTTTGATTATTTCATGTTTCTCGTTTCTGGGTAGGTCTGTGTGCAACACAATTTGTCCTTGCTGACAATCGATCCTCTTCTCCATAATGTAA is a window encoding:
- the LOC133682286 gene encoding phospholipase A(1) DAD1, chloroplastic-like encodes the protein MSSSVGLAKPCTVPLTRDMTLECCTLTQPIKLNKKFLQNQPLKNWEGLLDPVRHESATASRPVKLRRKWMEYQGIRNWEGLLDPLDDNLRGEILRYGHFVDAAYKSFDFNPSSPTYATCRFPKSTLFERSGKPDTGYRLTKHLRATSGIQIPRWIEKAPSWVFTQSSWIGYVAVSLNKAEIARLGRRDVVIAFRGTATCLEWLENLRATLTQLPNSDCGKKGSDDCGPMVESGFLSLYTSGTPMGPSLQEMVRQEIKRLLHTYGDEPLSLTITGHSLGAALATLAAYDIKTTFNCAPLVTVISFGGPRVGNRSFRRHLEKQGTKVLRIVNSDDVITKVPGFVIDGENNVPNKGDLNMASLPSWIQKKVEDTQWVYAEVGRELRLSSKDSPYLNSINVAACHDLKTYLHLVNGFVSSSCPFRAKAKRFFLSNHRR